From the genome of Thermodesulfobacteriota bacterium, one region includes:
- the tsaE gene encoding tRNA (adenosine(37)-N6)-threonylcarbamoyltransferase complex ATPase subunit type 1 TsaE, whose protein sequence is METEIVVHSSDETAALGEVIGKSLKPGSIIALRGNLGAGKTVLVKGIARALGIEEDPVSPTFVIMNAYEEGTMPLYHFDLYRISGADELYGIGFEEFLFGNGVSAVEWAERIEDELPDYTIDVEIAIPETGGAVSETTRNIRIKGQREWVLSFKNTAERALRTSTR, encoded by the coding sequence ATGGAAACAGAGATAGTCGTTCACAGCAGCGACGAAACGGCGGCGCTTGGCGAGGTTATTGGCAAATCGCTCAAGCCCGGTAGTATTATCGCCCTTAGAGGAAACCTCGGAGCGGGGAAAACAGTGCTCGTCAAGGGTATCGCCAGGGCGCTCGGGATCGAAGAAGACCCCGTCAGCCCGACCTTCGTCATAATGAACGCGTACGAAGAAGGGACGATGCCGCTTTACCACTTCGACCTCTACAGGATTTCGGGCGCCGACGAGCTCTACGGCATAGGGTTCGAGGAATTCCTCTTCGGTAATGGCGTCTCCGCGGTAGAATGGGCCGAGAGGATCGAGGACGAGCTCCCGGATTATACGATAGACGTCGAGATCGCCATACCCGAAACGGGCGGCGCGGTCTCCGAAACGACGCGCAATATAAGAATAAAAGGACAAAGAGAATGGGTCTTATCGTTCAAAAATACGGCGGAACGAGCGTTGCGAACCTCGACAAGATAA